A genomic window from Megalobrama amblycephala isolate DHTTF-2021 linkage group LG2, ASM1881202v1, whole genome shotgun sequence includes:
- the elf3 gene encoding ETS-related transcription factor Elf-3 isoform X1: protein MASSELSLILNNANANLYPEPQPHLLSMTAPVSRQPHLSEITFSGSNTMAGPWDQVNPQMWTRQNVLEWIAFHVEDSRFDASLLNINYCSMDGLTLCATSKETLMGIFGQGFGERLHQSLENLKARYANDLSENTVLSESELDILENILQDSFPFMHGPNLGPLLETVVVQTSVPTDNSESKYSYFDEYTNQLTPESDHGYDSLTESFQSSHAGSFLNPSSPESNSSDSDPEYSEIPYSVGTKTSVKQEPGKCQKRGRGRPPKLRDSEGFDHFIQSKKSKHAPRGTHLWEFIRDILIHPEQNQGLMKWEDRRDGVFKFLKSEAVAQLWGQKKKNSSMTYEKLSRAMRYYYKREILERVDGRRLVYKFGKNSTGWRVEETGY from the exons ATGGCGTCAAGTGAACTTAGTCTAATTCTCAACAACGCAAATGCCAACTTGTACCCTGAACCGCAGCCACACTTGTTGAGCATGACAGCGCCCGTGTCCAGACAACCACATCTCTCCGAGATCACCTTCAGCGGCAGCAACACAATGG CAGGTCCCTGGGACCAGGTGAACCCGCAAATGTGGACCAGGCAGAATGTCCTCGAGTGGATCGCCTTTCATGTGGAGGACAGCAGGTTTGATGCCAGTCTGCTGAACATTAACTACTGCAGCATGGACGGGCTCACACTCTGCGCGACGTCCAAAGAAACGTTGATGGGCATATTTGGACAGGGGTTTGGGGAACGGCTTCACCAGAGTCTTGAGAACCTAAAGGCCAGATATG CTAATGACCTGTCTGAGAACACCGTTCTAAGTGAATCTGAATTAGATATACTGGAAAACATCCTGCAGGATTCATTTCCCTTCATGCACGGACCAAACCTTGGACCACTGTTGGAAACGGTGGTGGTCCAAACCTCAGTCCCAACAG ACAATTCAGAAAGCAAGTACAGCTACTTCGACGAATACACCAACCAGCTGACTCCAGAGAGTGACCACGGCTATGACTCTCTAACTGAGAGTTTTCAGAGTTCTCATGCTG GCAGCTTCCTGAACCCGAGCTCACCCGAGTCCAACAGCAGCGATTCCGACCCCGAATACTCCGAGATACCTTATTCCGTTGGCACCA AGACCTCTGTAAAACAAGAGCCAGGAAAGTGCCAGAAGAGAGGCAGAGGACGCCCTCCAAAGCTCAGGGATAGTGAGGGATTCGACCACTTCATTCAGTccaaaaaaagcaaacatg CTCCAAGAGGAACCCACCTTTGGGAGTTTATCAGAGACATCCTGATCCATCCGGAGCAGAACCAGGGCCTGATGAAGTGGGAGGACCGCAGGGACGGCGTCTTCAAGTTCCTGAAGTCCGAAGCTGTTGCTCAGCTTTGGgggcagaagaagaagaacagcaGCATGACGTACGAGAAGCTCAGTAGAGCCATGAG GTATTACTACAAGCGAGAGATTCTGGAGAGGGTGGATGGACGTAGGCTTGTCTACAAGTTTGGAAAGAACTCCACCGGTTGGAGAGTGGAGGAGACTGGATACTAA
- the LOC125263053 gene encoding uncharacterized protein LOC125263053, which translates to MKKMFLKLVLLCLWRLDGVFGKVKTVFVKEGDSVTLNSDLTEMKDGDEIQWRIENTLIAEINKRVDRITVYDDVLDGKFRDRLKLDNQTGSLTITNFTMKHAREYKLRTNHKSADFYIAVYLSVKEGDSFTLDSGLTEMKNDDVIRWMFGLFENTLIAEINKRVDSFTVDDDVLYWRFRDRLKLDNQTGSLTITNFTMKHTGRYKLEINNKGVEFFLAVIVSVMEGDSVTLNSDLTEIKNYDWIWWSFRDFEHTLIAKIDKRDDIFTVRDDVLDGRFRDRLKLDNQTGSLTITNTTMKHAGHYNLQTNTFGRRFYFICLVVYARLPVPVISSNSSQCSSSSSSSSSCSLVCSVVNVSHVTLSWYKGNSSLSSISASDLSISLSLPLEVEYQDKNTYSCVLNNPISHQTQHLDITQLCHTCSVHCCGPTEAVIRLVLSALVGVATVILVVYHIRSRRAERDQAHIHTSGT; encoded by the exons gagTGTTTGGTAAAGTGAAGACAGTGTTtgtgaaggagggagattcagtcactctaaactctgatcttactgaaatgaaggatggTGATGAGATTCAGTGGAGGATtgaaaacactttaatagctgaaatcaataaacGGGTCGACAgaatcactgtatatgatgatgttcttgatgggaaattcagagacagactgaaactggacaatcaaactggatctctgaccatcacaaacttCACAATGAAACACGCTAGAGAATATAAACTACGGACCAACCATAAGAGTGCTGATTTCTATATCGCTGTCTATT tgtcagtgaaggagggagattcaTTCACTCTCGACTCTggtcttactgaaatgaaaaatgaTGATGTGATTCGGTGGATGTTTGGATTGtttgaaaacactttaatagctgaaatcaataaacGGGTTGACAGCttcactgtagatgatgatgttctttattggagattcagagacagactgaagctggacaatcaaactggatctctgaccatcacaaacttCACAATGAAACACACTGGACGTTATAAACTAGAGATCAACAATAAGGGAGTTGAATTCTTTCTCGCTGTCATTG tgtcagtgatggagggagattcagtcactctaaactctgatcttactgaaataaagAATTATGATTGGATTTGGTGGAGTTTTAGAGATTTTGAACACACTTTAATAGCTAAAATCGATAAACGGGACGACATATTCACTGTAcgtgatgatgttcttgatgggagattcagagacagactgaaactggacaatcaaactggatctctgaccatcacaaacaccacaatGAAACATGCTGGACATTATAATTTACAGACCAACACTTTCGGCAggcgtttttattttatttgtctcGTTGTCTATG ctcgtctgcctgttcctgtcatcagcagtaactcttctcaatgttcttcatcatcatcatcatcatcatcatgttcattggtgtgttcagtggtgaatgtgagtcatgtgactctctcctggtacaaaggaaacagttcattgtccagcatcagtgcatctgatctcagcatcagtctctctctacctctggaggtggaatatcaggataaaaacacctacagctgtgtgctgaacaatcccatcagccaccagactcaacatctggacatcactcaactctgtcacacatgttcaG tccactgttgtggtcctactgaagctgtgatccgattggtcctctctgctctggtgggcgtggctactgtcattCTTGTGGTTTATCACATCAGATCCAGAAGAGCTGAACGAGATCAAGCACATATTCACACATCAGGTACATGA
- the elf3 gene encoding ETS-related transcription factor Elf-3 isoform X2, whose product MASSELSLILNNANANLYPEPQPHLLSMTAPVSRQPHLSEITFSGSNTMGPWDQVNPQMWTRQNVLEWIAFHVEDSRFDASLLNINYCSMDGLTLCATSKETLMGIFGQGFGERLHQSLENLKARYANDLSENTVLSESELDILENILQDSFPFMHGPNLGPLLETVVVQTSVPTDNSESKYSYFDEYTNQLTPESDHGYDSLTESFQSSHAGSFLNPSSPESNSSDSDPEYSEIPYSVGTKTSVKQEPGKCQKRGRGRPPKLRDSEGFDHFIQSKKSKHAPRGTHLWEFIRDILIHPEQNQGLMKWEDRRDGVFKFLKSEAVAQLWGQKKKNSSMTYEKLSRAMRYYYKREILERVDGRRLVYKFGKNSTGWRVEETGY is encoded by the exons ATGGCGTCAAGTGAACTTAGTCTAATTCTCAACAACGCAAATGCCAACTTGTACCCTGAACCGCAGCCACACTTGTTGAGCATGACAGCGCCCGTGTCCAGACAACCACATCTCTCCGAGATCACCTTCAGCGGCAGCAACACAATGG GTCCCTGGGACCAGGTGAACCCGCAAATGTGGACCAGGCAGAATGTCCTCGAGTGGATCGCCTTTCATGTGGAGGACAGCAGGTTTGATGCCAGTCTGCTGAACATTAACTACTGCAGCATGGACGGGCTCACACTCTGCGCGACGTCCAAAGAAACGTTGATGGGCATATTTGGACAGGGGTTTGGGGAACGGCTTCACCAGAGTCTTGAGAACCTAAAGGCCAGATATG CTAATGACCTGTCTGAGAACACCGTTCTAAGTGAATCTGAATTAGATATACTGGAAAACATCCTGCAGGATTCATTTCCCTTCATGCACGGACCAAACCTTGGACCACTGTTGGAAACGGTGGTGGTCCAAACCTCAGTCCCAACAG ACAATTCAGAAAGCAAGTACAGCTACTTCGACGAATACACCAACCAGCTGACTCCAGAGAGTGACCACGGCTATGACTCTCTAACTGAGAGTTTTCAGAGTTCTCATGCTG GCAGCTTCCTGAACCCGAGCTCACCCGAGTCCAACAGCAGCGATTCCGACCCCGAATACTCCGAGATACCTTATTCCGTTGGCACCA AGACCTCTGTAAAACAAGAGCCAGGAAAGTGCCAGAAGAGAGGCAGAGGACGCCCTCCAAAGCTCAGGGATAGTGAGGGATTCGACCACTTCATTCAGTccaaaaaaagcaaacatg CTCCAAGAGGAACCCACCTTTGGGAGTTTATCAGAGACATCCTGATCCATCCGGAGCAGAACCAGGGCCTGATGAAGTGGGAGGACCGCAGGGACGGCGTCTTCAAGTTCCTGAAGTCCGAAGCTGTTGCTCAGCTTTGGgggcagaagaagaagaacagcaGCATGACGTACGAGAAGCTCAGTAGAGCCATGAG GTATTACTACAAGCGAGAGATTCTGGAGAGGGTGGATGGACGTAGGCTTGTCTACAAGTTTGGAAAGAACTCCACCGGTTGGAGAGTGGAGGAGACTGGATACTAA